From Arcticibacter tournemirensis, one genomic window encodes:
- a CDS encoding glycine--tRNA ligase, protein MSKNNDELFKNVISHAKEYGFVFQSSEIYDGLSAVYDYGQNGSELKNNIKTYWWKSMVQMHENIVGIDAAIFMHPTTWKASGHVDGFNDPMIDNKDSKKRYRADQLLEDKIARYEKDGKTDKAAQLQDSMDEALKTDNLDALRDLIIEHEIACPVSGTRNWTDVRQFNLMFSTKMGAIADESDVIYLRPETAQGIFVNYLNVQKTGRMKIPFGIAQIGKAFRNEVIARQFIMRMREFEQMEMQFFVRPGSEMEWYEYWKETRLKWHKGLGTPEEKYRFHNHTKLAHYANAAVDIEFEFPFGFKEVEGIHSRTDFDLSQHQKFSGKKIQYFDPEINQNYVPYVIETSIGLDRMFLLTLINAYEEQDLSDGDKKDSRVVLKLHPCLAPVKAAILPLTKKDGLPEKAREIMDRLKFDYNLMYEEKDSIGKRYRRQDAIGTPFCITIDHQSLEDNTVTIRHRDSMEQERVAADQLGSIIGKLVSWENLLSK, encoded by the coding sequence ATGAGTAAAAATAACGACGAACTTTTTAAAAACGTTATCTCCCATGCCAAAGAGTATGGATTTGTATTTCAGTCAAGCGAGATCTATGACGGATTAAGCGCCGTGTATGATTACGGACAAAACGGTTCTGAACTAAAAAATAATATTAAAACCTATTGGTGGAAATCAATGGTGCAGATGCACGAAAACATCGTAGGGATAGATGCGGCCATTTTCATGCACCCCACTACATGGAAAGCATCGGGCCACGTCGACGGGTTTAACGATCCGATGATCGATAATAAAGATTCAAAAAAACGTTACCGTGCCGATCAGCTGCTTGAAGATAAGATTGCCAGGTACGAAAAGGACGGCAAAACAGATAAGGCAGCCCAACTTCAGGATAGTATGGACGAAGCGCTGAAAACGGACAACCTGGATGCTCTGCGCGACCTGATTATCGAACACGAAATTGCCTGCCCTGTGTCGGGCACCCGCAACTGGACTGACGTAAGACAGTTCAACCTGATGTTCTCAACAAAAATGGGTGCTATTGCCGACGAATCAGACGTGATCTACCTGCGTCCCGAGACAGCGCAGGGTATTTTCGTAAACTACCTCAACGTTCAGAAAACCGGAAGGATGAAAATTCCCTTTGGAATTGCCCAGATAGGCAAGGCTTTTCGGAACGAAGTAATTGCACGTCAGTTCATTATGCGAATGCGCGAATTTGAACAGATGGAGATGCAGTTCTTTGTACGTCCCGGCTCAGAGATGGAATGGTACGAATACTGGAAAGAAACGCGCCTCAAATGGCATAAAGGATTAGGAACCCCGGAAGAAAAATACCGTTTCCATAATCACACCAAACTGGCGCACTATGCAAATGCAGCCGTAGATATCGAATTTGAATTCCCCTTTGGATTCAAAGAGGTAGAGGGTATACATAGCCGTACAGACTTCGATCTGAGCCAGCATCAGAAGTTTTCGGGTAAAAAGATTCAATATTTTGATCCGGAGATAAATCAGAATTATGTTCCTTATGTAATAGAAACATCTATCGGTCTCGACCGCATGTTCCTTCTTACACTGATCAATGCATACGAGGAACAGGATCTCAGCGATGGCGATAAGAAAGACAGCCGGGTGGTACTGAAACTTCACCCCTGCCTGGCCCCTGTGAAAGCGGCAATTCTTCCTTTAACAAAGAAGGACGGACTACCTGAAAAGGCGAGAGAGATTATGGACAGGCTTAAATTCGACTATAATCTGATGTACGAGGAGAAAGACTCTATCGGTAAACGTTATCGCCGGCAGGATGCCATTGGTACACCGTTCTGCATTACCATCGATCACCAGTCACTCGAAGATAATACTGTAACAATACGCCACCGTGACTCTATGGAACAGGAACGTGTTGCTGCCGACCAATTGGGCTCCATTATAGGCAAACTGGTTAGCTGGGAAAATTTATTAAGCAAATAA
- a CDS encoding ATP-binding cassette domain-containing protein, with amino-acid sequence MSIEVHQLTKIYGQQKAIDNISFTAGPGEILGFLGPNGAGKSTTMKILSCFIPQSSGSASVSGFDTSREPMEVKKRLGYLPEHNPLYLDMYVKEALEFVAGVYGIRNKRSRIEEVIELTGLGEGRHKKIGALSKGYRQRVGLAQVILHDPEVLIMDEPTSGLDPNQLVEIRSLIKDLGKTKTIILSTHIMQEAEAICNKAVIINKGKIVADDSLTALYEKNPGKTFEEIFIGLTNTGLN; translated from the coding sequence ATGAGCATAGAAGTACATCAGCTTACAAAAATATACGGCCAGCAAAAGGCAATAGATAACATCTCGTTCACCGCCGGGCCGGGTGAGATATTGGGCTTTCTGGGGCCTAATGGCGCCGGTAAATCCACTACAATGAAGATTCTATCCTGCTTTATCCCACAGTCCTCAGGCTCGGCCAGTGTATCGGGATTTGATACAAGTCGTGAACCAATGGAAGTGAAAAAGCGACTGGGGTATCTGCCCGAGCATAATCCCTTATACCTGGATATGTATGTAAAAGAAGCACTGGAGTTTGTTGCAGGGGTTTATGGGATACGCAATAAAAGAAGCCGGATAGAGGAGGTAATAGAATTAACAGGGCTCGGAGAGGGGCGTCACAAGAAGATCGGTGCGCTATCCAAGGGGTACCGGCAAAGAGTAGGACTCGCACAGGTTATTTTGCATGATCCGGAAGTTTTGATAATGGATGAGCCTACATCCGGGCTTGATCCGAACCAACTGGTAGAAATCAGGTCGCTGATTAAAGATCTGGGAAAAACAAAGACAATTATTCTTTCAACACACATCATGCAAGAGGCAGAGGCTATTTGCAATAAGGCTGTGATTATCAATAAGGGTAAGATAGTGGCAGATGACAGTCTGACCGCGTTGTATGAAAAGAATCCCGGTAAAACCTTTGAAGAGATTTTCATCGGCTTGACCAACACAGGTTTAAATTAA
- the rpsL gene encoding 30S ribosomal protein S12, translating into MPTIQQLVRKGRVALEDKSKSPALDSCPQRRGVCTRVYTTTPKKPNSAMRKVARVRLTNGKEVNAYIPGEGHNLQEHSIVLIRGGRVKDLPGVRYHIIRGALDTSGVNGRNQRRSKYGTKRPKPGQAAAAPAKGKKK; encoded by the coding sequence ATGCCTACTATTCAACAATTAGTTAGGAAAGGTAGAGTAGCTCTGGAGGATAAGAGTAAATCCCCAGCGTTGGACAGCTGTCCACAGCGAAGAGGCGTGTGTACCCGTGTATACACCACTACCCCTAAAAAACCAAACTCAGCAATGCGTAAAGTTGCACGTGTTCGCTTAACAAACGGAAAAGAAGTAAACGCTTACATCCCCGGTGAAGGACACAACTTACAGGAACACTCTATCGTGTTAATCCGTGGTGGTCGTGTTAAGGATTTACCAGGTGTACGTTATCACATCATCCGTGGAGCACTTGATACTTCGGGCGTTAACGGAAGAAACCAACGTCGTTCTAAATATGGTACTAAACGTCCTAAACCAGGACAAGCTGCGGCTGCTCCTGCAAAGGGTAAAAAGAAATAA
- the rpsG gene encoding 30S ribosomal protein S7, producing the protein MRKSKPKKRIILPDPKFNDVMVTRFVNNMMYDGKKSIAYSIFYDAVELVEKRTSESGLEAWKKALNNVMPAVEVKSRRVGGANFQVPTEVRPERKIALGMKWLILYARRRGEKTMMEKLASEIISASKGEGAAVKKKEDTHKMAEANKAFSHFRF; encoded by the coding sequence ATGAGAAAGTCAAAACCAAAAAAGAGAATTATCCTGCCTGATCCGAAGTTCAACGACGTGATGGTAACCCGGTTCGTAAACAACATGATGTACGATGGGAAAAAATCTATTGCTTATTCTATTTTCTATGATGCTGTAGAACTGGTTGAAAAAAGAACCAGCGAAAGCGGACTGGAAGCATGGAAGAAAGCATTAAATAATGTAATGCCTGCTGTAGAAGTTAAATCCCGCCGTGTTGGTGGTGCTAACTTCCAGGTTCCTACAGAAGTTCGTCCTGAGCGTAAAATTGCTTTAGGAATGAAATGGCTGATCCTTTATGCTCGCAGACGTGGTGAAAAGACCATGATGGAGAAATTGGCATCTGAAATCATTTCTGCTTCAAAAGGCGAAGGTGCTGCTGTGAAGAAGAAGGAAGATACCCACAAGATGGCTGAAGCAAATAAGGCATTTTCACACTTCAGATTCTAA
- the fusA gene encoding elongation factor G, producing the protein MARDLKYTRNIGIAAHIDAGKTTTTERILYYAGVSHKIGEVHEGAATMDWMAQEQERGITITSAATTVNWKYRGQTYHINIIDTPGHVDFTVEVNRSLRVLDGLVFLFSAVDGVEPQSETNWRLANNYNVARIGFVNKMDRSGADFLKVVKQVKDMLGSNAVPLQLPLGAEDSFKGVIDLINFRGVVWNEHDKGMTFTEVPIPDDMIAEATEWREKLLESVAEYDESLMEKFFEAPETITEREVLDALRQAVLDAKIVPMVCGSSFKNKGVQTMLDYVMELLPSPMDVEGIVGHHPDTGAEILRRPDVNEPFSALAFKIATDPFVGRLCFIRVYSGNLEAGSYVYNMRSANKERISRIFQMHANKQNPIPNVGAGDIAAVVGFKDIKTGDTLCDEKNQIILESMIFPEPVIGLAIEPKTQADVDKLGMALAKLAEEDPTFHVKTDEETGQTVISGMGELHLDILMDRLKREFKVEVNQGAPQVAYKEAITGTVQHRETYKKQTGGRGKFADIQVVISPIDADYEKGGLQFVNEISGGAIPREFIPSVEKGFAAAMANGVLAGYPVSDMKVRLIDGSFHAVDSDALSFEICARSAFREALPKARPVLMEPIMKVEILTPEENMGDVIGDMNRRRGQLLGMDTRAGSQVIKATVPLSEMFGYVTQLRTITSGRATSTMEFDHYEEAPKNVQDEVIAKVKGKKANA; encoded by the coding sequence ATGGCAAGAGATTTAAAATATACAAGAAATATAGGTATTGCTGCCCATATTGATGCTGGTAAAACCACCACCACTGAGCGTATCCTTTATTATGCGGGTGTTAGCCACAAAATTGGTGAAGTGCACGAAGGTGCTGCAACAATGGACTGGATGGCACAGGAGCAGGAGCGTGGTATTACCATCACTTCGGCTGCTACTACCGTTAACTGGAAATACAGAGGTCAGACGTACCACATCAATATTATTGATACCCCGGGACACGTGGATTTTACTGTTGAGGTAAACCGTTCTTTGCGTGTATTGGATGGACTGGTTTTCTTATTTTCTGCAGTTGATGGCGTTGAGCCTCAATCTGAGACAAACTGGCGCCTGGCAAATAACTATAATGTTGCCCGTATCGGTTTCGTTAATAAAATGGACCGCTCTGGTGCTGACTTCTTAAAGGTTGTTAAGCAGGTTAAAGATATGCTTGGAAGCAATGCAGTTCCTCTGCAGTTGCCTCTGGGAGCAGAAGACAGCTTTAAAGGTGTAATTGACTTAATTAACTTCCGTGGAGTTGTTTGGAATGAGCATGATAAAGGGATGACCTTTACCGAAGTTCCTATTCCTGATGATATGATTGCTGAAGCAACCGAGTGGAGAGAGAAATTACTTGAGTCTGTAGCAGAGTATGACGAGTCTTTAATGGAGAAATTCTTTGAAGCTCCTGAAACTATTACAGAACGGGAAGTTTTAGACGCTTTACGTCAGGCTGTTCTGGATGCCAAGATCGTTCCTATGGTATGCGGTTCATCTTTCAAGAATAAAGGTGTACAGACCATGCTTGATTATGTGATGGAATTACTACCTTCACCTATGGATGTTGAAGGTATTGTAGGTCATCATCCTGATACAGGAGCTGAAATCCTTCGCAGACCAGATGTAAACGAGCCTTTTTCTGCATTAGCGTTTAAAATTGCTACCGACCCGTTTGTTGGCCGCTTATGCTTTATTCGTGTTTATTCGGGTAATCTCGAGGCAGGTTCTTACGTGTACAATATGAGATCGGCCAATAAGGAACGTATCTCTCGTATCTTCCAGATGCATGCTAACAAGCAAAACCCAATCCCTAACGTAGGTGCTGGTGATATTGCTGCTGTTGTTGGATTTAAAGACATCAAAACAGGAGATACTCTATGCGACGAGAAGAATCAAATTATCCTTGAGTCGATGATATTCCCTGAGCCGGTAATTGGTTTAGCTATTGAACCTAAGACTCAGGCTGACGTTGATAAATTGGGTATGGCTTTGGCTAAATTAGCTGAAGAAGATCCGACATTCCACGTTAAGACAGATGAAGAGACTGGTCAGACCGTAATTTCAGGTATGGGCGAGCTTCACCTTGATATTTTAATGGATCGTTTAAAACGTGAATTTAAGGTAGAAGTGAACCAGGGTGCTCCTCAGGTAGCTTATAAAGAAGCTATCACGGGTACTGTACAGCATCGTGAAACCTATAAGAAACAAACCGGTGGTCGTGGTAAGTTTGCGGATATCCAGGTGGTAATTTCACCTATCGATGCCGACTACGAAAAAGGCGGTCTTCAGTTTGTGAATGAAATTTCGGGTGGTGCTATCCCCCGCGAATTTATTCCATCTGTTGAAAAAGGATTCGCTGCTGCGATGGCTAATGGTGTTTTAGCTGGTTACCCTGTTTCCGACATGAAGGTGCGCCTTATTGATGGTTCGTTCCACGCAGTCGATTCAGACGCGCTGTCTTTCGAGATTTGTGCCCGTTCTGCCTTCCGCGAAGCTTTACCTAAAGCACGCCCGGTATTAATGGAGCCAATTATGAAAGTAGAGATACTTACCCCAGAAGAAAATATGGGTGATGTAATTGGTGATATGAACCGCCGTCGTGGTCAGCTTTTAGGTATGGATACCCGTGCCGGATCGCAAGTAATTAAAGCTACTGTACCTCTTTCAGAAATGTTTGGTTATGTAACTCAGTTACGTACGATCACTTCTGGCCGTGCAACTTCAACAATGGAATTTGATCATTACGAAGAAGCTCCTAAGAACGTTCAGGACGAAGTAATTGCTAAAGTAAAAGGTAAAAAAGCGAATGCTTAA
- the rpsJ gene encoding 30S ribosomal protein S10: MSQRIRIKLKSYDYNLVDKSAEKIVKTVKPTGAVVSGPIPLPTEKKIFTVLRSPHVNKKAREQFQLCSYKRLLDIYSSNSKTVDALMKLELPSGVEVEIKV; encoded by the coding sequence ATGAGCCAAAGAATCAGAATCAAATTAAAATCTTACGATTACAACCTGGTTGATAAATCAGCTGAGAAGATCGTTAAAACAGTAAAACCTACTGGTGCAGTAGTAAGTGGTCCGATCCCTCTTCCAACAGAGAAGAAGATCTTTACTGTATTACGTTCACCACACGTTAACAAGAAAGCTCGTGAGCAGTTCCAGTTATGCTCTTACAAAAGACTGCTGGATATCTATAGTTCAAATTCAAAAACTGTAGATGCGCTGATGAAACTTGAATTGCCAAGTGGTGTTGAAGTTGAGATCAAGGTGTGA
- a CDS encoding prephenate dehydrogenase has protein sequence MNIGIIGLGDMGSLCARKWAQKGYSVFGCDLPERFEMLQRTFAGTSVMILPNAKAVARKADFLLYSVETSHISDVVQATADSIKYGAIVGGQTSVKHPEIEAFEKYLADDVHIVTCHSLHGPAFSTEGQKLVVVPHRANKQVYERAMVVYEALESEIIEIDSYEQHDQIMADTQAVTHMGFESMGTAWKNAGFYPWDHGAYSTGIDNVKILTTLRIFSYKAHVYAGMAILNPYARKLVRQYARSESELFKMMICENETEFRNRIKAASEFVFHGEREFITLDHDVMLDFRMAEEAGEYMPNSHLSLLAMVDAWYQMKVNPYENLICQTPPFRLRLGIAEYLFKNPLLLEETISTALYDKSIRADDLEFHSAVREWASIIEYGDMDGYIAHFNQVKDFFDGRLQEGARQSAKLIDKLTQ, from the coding sequence ATGAACATAGGCATAATAGGTCTTGGAGATATGGGTTCTCTCTGTGCCAGGAAATGGGCTCAGAAAGGATACTCCGTATTTGGATGCGATCTGCCGGAACGTTTTGAGATGCTCCAGCGAACATTTGCCGGTACATCGGTGATGATTCTTCCCAATGCGAAGGCGGTGGCGAGGAAGGCTGACTTTTTGCTGTATTCAGTCGAAACTTCCCATATTAGTGATGTTGTTCAGGCGACAGCTGATTCGATTAAATATGGTGCTATAGTAGGGGGGCAAACGTCGGTAAAGCATCCGGAGATAGAAGCGTTTGAAAAGTATCTTGCCGACGACGTACATATTGTCACCTGTCACTCTTTACATGGACCTGCCTTTTCAACAGAGGGACAAAAGCTGGTAGTCGTGCCTCACCGTGCCAACAAGCAGGTGTACGAAAGGGCAATGGTTGTGTACGAGGCTCTGGAGTCGGAAATTATCGAGATAGATAGTTATGAGCAGCACGACCAGATTATGGCCGATACGCAGGCGGTAACCCATATGGGATTCGAAAGTATGGGAACGGCCTGGAAGAATGCCGGGTTTTATCCATGGGATCACGGGGCTTATTCTACCGGAATCGACAATGTTAAGATTCTTACTACATTACGGATATTCAGCTATAAAGCTCACGTCTATGCAGGGATGGCTATACTGAACCCGTATGCGCGTAAGCTGGTGCGACAATATGCACGGTCAGAATCCGAACTGTTTAAAATGATGATCTGCGAAAATGAAACTGAGTTTCGGAACCGTATAAAAGCAGCGAGCGAATTTGTGTTTCATGGGGAAAGAGAGTTTATTACTCTCGATCACGACGTAATGCTGGATTTCAGAATGGCAGAGGAGGCTGGTGAATATATGCCAAATTCTCACCTTAGCTTGCTGGCCATGGTTGACGCGTGGTATCAAATGAAGGTAAATCCGTACGAAAACCTCATTTGTCAGACTCCTCCTTTCCGTTTGCGGCTCGGTATTGCCGAATACCTGTTTAAAAACCCTCTTCTGCTGGAAGAAACGATATCAACAGCACTATACGACAAAAGTATCCGTGCCGACGATCTGGAATTTCATTCAGCGGTGCGGGAATGGGCCTCTATCATAGAATACGGAGACATGGACGGCTATATTGCACATTTTAACCAGGTAAAGGACTTTTTTGACGGACGGCTTCAGGAAGGAGCCCGTCAAAGCGCAAAGCTTATAGATAAGTTAACGCAGTAA
- a CDS encoding YgaP-like transmembrane domain yields the protein MALIYPRLLQQGKTHPVYPQNYKHININTAERIFSVAAGSFLLYSGIKHLFKNPFVAVSKAVAGGTLLIRGTSGYCPAYAALGKDGTQSEAINVKQYFTINKSRAEVFAFWRKFENLPMFMRHLQSVEKKGDNLWHWKAKFAGGVPAISWNAEIVKEEENHFIGWQSIKGSVIVNTGKVEFNDAPNGQGTEVQLVFSYHLPGGGIGTGIGWLINPLVENLIREDVRNFKQYMEAGEVPVTSI from the coding sequence ATGGCTCTGATATATCCACGATTGCTTCAGCAGGGAAAAACCCATCCGGTATACCCTCAAAACTACAAGCATATAAACATTAATACTGCCGAAAGGATTTTTTCGGTGGCCGCCGGGTCCTTTCTTCTTTACTCTGGAATAAAACATCTTTTCAAAAATCCTTTTGTCGCTGTTTCAAAAGCGGTAGCGGGAGGAACTTTACTCATCAGAGGAACTTCCGGATATTGCCCTGCTTATGCCGCTTTAGGAAAAGATGGTACGCAGAGCGAAGCCATAAATGTCAAACAATACTTTACTATAAACAAATCCAGGGCAGAGGTTTTCGCGTTCTGGCGTAAGTTCGAAAACCTTCCCATGTTTATGCGTCACCTGCAATCCGTGGAAAAAAAAGGCGATAACCTCTGGCATTGGAAAGCAAAATTTGCCGGAGGGGTACCTGCAATAAGCTGGAATGCTGAAATAGTTAAAGAGGAAGAGAATCACTTTATCGGCTGGCAGTCTATTAAAGGATCCGTAATCGTAAATACCGGTAAAGTAGAATTTAATGATGCTCCGAACGGTCAGGGAACCGAAGTACAGCTGGTATTCAGTTACCACCTTCCCGGGGGCGGTATTGGCACGGGAATAGGATGGCTTATCAATCCCCTGGTAGAAAATCTTATAAGAGAAGATGTACGAAACTTCAAACAGTATATGGAAGCCGGCGAAGTTCCTGTAACCTCTATTTAA
- a CDS encoding TonB-dependent receptor: MYRKTLPLIFIILQTALLRAQENPGDTTNLLRPVVVNAYFGSQPALTMPSTISVVTAGQIEALQSHSLLPAMNAVPGVRMEERSPGSYRLSIRGSLLRAPFGIRNIKMYLDDFLLTDAGGNTYFGSLDAVGIGRLEILKGPEASVFGANTGGVILIGTGSTAADGDASVKADIGGGSYGLFRQSVSLRKSWNQVSLDVSQAWQRSDGYRENSGMDRKYIHAVPRWAYSEKGSVKVLLLYTDTDYHTPGGLTEMQVSQNRRAARPASGPNPGAAEQKAGIMNTTSLGGIAHEYRFSDRLRHVVSFTGSHTDFKNPFITNYEVRDENTAGLRTYFELKGSKQSVIPWQGQVGFEAQRTGTDISNYGNRQGVRDTLQAADRLTATQQFAFVHLLFNLTPKLVVEMAGSLNFYNYKYAALQPATPESKKTFKEQLMPRLAFSYLLSTNVALRASASRGYSPPTIAEVRASDNIINTALQAERGWNYETGLRLSFFNNRLYWDGVVFNLNLDDAIVRRLNDGGNEFFMNAGTRQTGVESQIFCWIIPPGSPGIITGLQLGNAYTFSSFYFRNYSDEGNDYTGNRLTGVPRHILVNSLSVQFTGGFYLNGQHNFTSSLPLNDAGSVYARSYHLVQLKAGLNRKLSTKYGFSIYAGADNLLNQEYSLGNDLNAFRDRYFNPAPGRNFFAGISTKF; this comes from the coding sequence ATGTATAGAAAAACCCTTCCCCTGATATTCATAATATTACAAACGGCTCTGCTGAGAGCGCAGGAAAATCCTGGAGATACTACAAATCTGCTGAGGCCTGTCGTCGTAAATGCTTATTTTGGAAGCCAGCCCGCCTTAACAATGCCTTCGACGATAAGTGTTGTAACAGCCGGGCAGATTGAGGCGCTGCAGTCTCATTCGTTATTGCCAGCCATGAATGCGGTACCTGGGGTAAGGATGGAAGAGCGGTCGCCGGGGAGTTATCGTCTTTCTATAAGAGGAAGCCTCCTTCGTGCGCCTTTCGGCATAAGGAATATAAAGATGTATCTGGACGACTTTCTTCTCACCGATGCAGGAGGCAACACCTATTTTGGCTCTCTTGATGCAGTCGGAATAGGACGGCTGGAGATATTAAAGGGACCGGAAGCAAGTGTATTTGGCGCTAATACAGGGGGCGTGATCCTGATAGGAACAGGAAGTACTGCAGCCGATGGTGATGCTTCTGTGAAAGCAGATATCGGAGGGGGCTCCTACGGCTTGTTTCGTCAGAGTGTTTCTTTGCGAAAGTCGTGGAACCAGGTAAGCTTAGACGTTAGTCAGGCCTGGCAGCGATCCGACGGTTATCGCGAAAACAGCGGTATGGATCGTAAATATATCCATGCTGTACCACGCTGGGCTTATTCAGAAAAGGGAAGCGTAAAGGTGCTGTTACTTTATACCGACACAGATTATCATACCCCGGGAGGATTAACAGAAATGCAGGTTAGTCAGAACCGGCGCGCGGCCCGACCTGCATCTGGTCCTAACCCTGGCGCCGCGGAGCAGAAGGCTGGCATTATGAATACGACCTCACTTGGCGGTATTGCGCATGAGTACAGGTTTTCAGACAGGCTACGACACGTTGTTTCATTCACCGGCTCCCATACCGACTTTAAGAATCCTTTTATTACAAACTATGAAGTGAGGGACGAGAATACTGCGGGCTTGAGGACGTATTTTGAGTTGAAAGGGTCAAAGCAGTCGGTCATACCATGGCAGGGACAGGTCGGCTTTGAAGCACAGCGCACCGGTACCGATATTAGTAATTACGGAAACAGGCAGGGCGTACGTGATACGCTCCAGGCAGCCGACCGCTTAACGGCCACTCAGCAGTTTGCCTTTGTTCACTTATTATTCAACTTAACGCCAAAACTGGTGGTTGAAATGGCTGGAAGCCTGAATTTCTACAATTATAAGTATGCCGCATTGCAGCCAGCCACGCCTGAGTCGAAAAAAACCTTTAAAGAACAGCTCATGCCAAGGCTTGCGTTTTCTTATTTGCTAAGCACGAATGTCGCCTTGCGTGCATCTGCAAGCCGTGGATATTCGCCTCCAACCATTGCCGAAGTTAGAGCATCGGATAATATTATCAACACGGCTCTGCAGGCGGAAAGGGGATGGAATTATGAAACCGGACTTCGTCTGTCATTCTTTAATAACCGCCTTTATTGGGATGGGGTGGTATTTAATCTTAATCTGGATGATGCGATCGTAAGGCGATTAAATGATGGAGGAAATGAGTTCTTCATGAATGCCGGAACCAGGCAGACCGGTGTCGAATCTCAAATCTTCTGCTGGATCATTCCACCGGGCAGCCCGGGTATAATCACTGGATTACAGCTTGGCAATGCGTATACATTCAGTTCTTTTTATTTTCGGAATTACAGCGATGAAGGTAACGACTATACCGGTAATCGTTTAACAGGCGTACCGCGCCATATTCTCGTGAATTCTTTGTCGGTTCAGTTTACCGGTGGGTTTTATTTAAACGGACAGCACAATTTCACGTCTTCACTCCCTTTAAACGATGCAGGTAGCGTATATGCGCGCAGTTATCATTTAGTTCAGCTCAAGGCTGGCTTGAACAGAAAGCTCAGTACTAAATATGGGTTTTCAATTTACGCCGGGGCCGACAACCTGTTGAATCAAGAATATAGCCTGGGAAATGATCTGAATGCTTTCCGCGACCGGTATTTTAACCCCGCTCCCGGCCGGAACTTTTTTGCGGGTATATCCACTAAATTTTAA
- a CDS encoding sodium:proton antiporter, whose translation MSTYITLIILSGLVICSYMFELLASKTRLPSVLLLLFLGIGLQQAFTYFHIQTFNFQSVLPALGTIGLILIVFEGSLELRYESHKNRLISRSFLSALIILLATTTAIAIIIQHFSGYNFYVCFTNAIPLSIISSAIAIPSASGLDKQKKEFIVYESSFSDILGIIAFNFAINNRNITFSSFTRLGAEIVLILVISVISCLLLLYLMGRIGHHIKFFLIISILILVYALGQKYHLSALIIILAFGLFLNNADKIRIPLFRKVFLYSHLPKDLVQLLQLSAESAFIIRTFFFVIFGFTMSVSDLGQIELLMQGVIILFAVYMIRFIYLKFVARGDVFPEVFISPRGLISILLYYNLPAYLQIEEVGKGLLFVIILLSSIIMSIGLLLTRKRTPV comes from the coding sequence ATGTCAACTTATATAACGCTGATCATCTTAAGCGGACTGGTAATTTGCTCTTATATGTTTGAGCTTCTTGCCAGTAAAACAAGGCTGCCTTCCGTGCTTTTGTTGTTGTTTTTAGGTATTGGCTTACAACAGGCTTTTACTTATTTTCATATTCAGACTTTCAACTTTCAGTCGGTACTTCCTGCCTTAGGCACCATTGGGCTTATTCTGATTGTGTTTGAAGGGTCTCTTGAGTTACGATATGAAAGTCACAAGAATAGGCTTATTTCCCGGTCTTTCCTGTCGGCGCTTATCATTCTTCTAGCCACTACAACAGCAATAGCAATCATCATTCAGCATTTCTCTGGCTATAACTTCTATGTTTGCTTTACCAATGCAATTCCCTTAAGTATTATTAGTTCGGCCATTGCTATACCGTCGGCTTCTGGCCTTGATAAACAAAAAAAAGAATTTATAGTGTATGAGTCCTCATTTTCTGATATTCTCGGCATCATAGCCTTCAACTTTGCTATCAACAACAGGAATATTACCTTTTCGTCGTTTACCCGGTTAGGGGCAGAAATTGTTCTTATCCTTGTTATTTCGGTGATATCGTGTTTGCTGTTGCTTTATCTCATGGGGCGTATCGGCCATCATATTAAGTTCTTTCTGATAATTTCTATTCTGATATTGGTATACGCCCTTGGTCAGAAGTATCACTTATCTGCTTTGATCATTATCCTTGCGTTCGGCCTTTTTTTAAATAATGCAGATAAAATCAGGATACCGCTTTTTAGAAAAGTTTTCCTTTATTCTCATCTTCCTAAAGACCTTGTGCAACTTCTGCAGCTTTCGGCTGAGAGCGCTTTTATCATCCGTACTTTTTTCTTTGTTATTTTCGGTTTTACCATGTCAGTAAGCGACCTGGGCCAGATAGAATTGCTGATGCAGGGCGTAATAATACTCTTCGCTGTTTACATGATCAGATTCATTTATTTGAAATTCGTTGCCCGAGGCGATGTCTTTCCGGAAGTTTTTATCTCTCCCAGGGGACTGATCAGTATCCTTCTTTACTATAATTTGCCAGCCTACCTTCAGATTGAGGAGGTTGGAAAGGGACTGTTATTTGTCATAATACTCCTTTCGAGTATCATTATGAGTATCGGTCTTTTATTGACGCGGAAGCGTACTCCCGTTTAA